One genomic segment of Salinigranum rubrum includes these proteins:
- a CDS encoding SDR family NAD(P)-dependent oxidoreductase has product MASERAARTVVVTGSSRGIGKHIATRFAESGDNVVVCSRTIEDCERVAADLEAEGHSVHPVEVDVSDKESVENLVDETVEEFGRLDVLVNNAGINIRGPAEEMSAEDWQTVLDVNLTGVFYCAQAAGKQMIAQGDGGSIVNISSMMGSMGQQDRTPYNTTKGGVNNLTRCLAVEWAEHDIHVNALAPGYIMTEMVEQAQEDAGFDQQDVRDRTPLDRFGTVEEMANCVQFLASGDNFVTGEVLTADGGWTAFGWGCKDD; this is encoded by the coding sequence ATGGCTAGCGAACGAGCAGCCCGGACAGTCGTCGTCACCGGGTCGAGCCGAGGGATCGGAAAACACATCGCGACGCGGTTCGCCGAGAGCGGTGACAACGTCGTCGTCTGTTCGCGGACGATAGAGGACTGCGAACGGGTCGCCGCGGACCTCGAAGCGGAGGGACACTCGGTCCACCCGGTGGAGGTCGACGTCAGCGACAAGGAGTCGGTCGAGAACCTGGTCGACGAGACCGTCGAGGAGTTCGGGCGGCTCGACGTGTTAGTGAACAACGCGGGCATCAACATCCGCGGCCCCGCGGAGGAGATGAGCGCCGAGGACTGGCAGACGGTCCTCGACGTCAACCTGACCGGGGTCTTCTACTGCGCGCAGGCAGCGGGCAAACAGATGATAGCGCAGGGCGACGGCGGCAGCATCGTCAACATCTCCAGCATGATGGGGAGCATGGGTCAACAGGACCGGACGCCGTACAACACGACGAAGGGCGGCGTCAACAACCTCACGCGGTGTCTCGCGGTCGAGTGGGCCGAACACGACATCCACGTGAACGCGCTCGCGCCGGGGTACATCATGACCGAGATGGTCGAGCAGGCACAGGAGGACGCCGGGTTCGACCAGCAGGACGTCAGAGACCGGACGCCGCTCGACCGGTTCGGGACGGTCGAGGAGATGGCGAACTGCGTGCAGTTCCTCGCCTCGGGCGACAACTTCGTCACCGGCGAAGTGCTCACCGCGGACGGCGGCTGGACGGCGTTCGGCTGGGGCTGCAAAGACGACTGA
- a CDS encoding enolase C-terminal domain-like protein, with protein MAPTITRIESTEFQYELEDVGTDGFGFNLAYEPGTTTVRKLFAVRIHTDEGVTGEYIGGNSPGAAQINTFADYLVGRNPLHREKHWSEVKRALRKYDRMGMGPIDIALWDFAGKYYDAPIHELLGTYRTRLPAYASTYHADDAGGLDSPEAYADFAETCRDAGYPGFKIHGWGGSDEARQVEREVETVHAVGERVGSEMDLMVDPACELETFADALKVGKACDEQDFFWYEDPYRDGGVSQHGHAKLRELIDTPLLQTEHVRGLEPHTDFVANGATDFVRADPEYDAGITGAMKVAHMAEGFGLDVEFHAPGPAQRHCIAATRNANYYEMALVHPIAQNTPPPVYKGDYSDMFDAIDDDGTVPVPDDPGLGVDYDWDFVEANKTGSVHVYE; from the coding sequence ATGGCACCGACTATCACTCGGATCGAGAGCACCGAGTTTCAGTACGAACTCGAAGACGTCGGCACCGACGGCTTCGGGTTCAACCTCGCGTACGAACCCGGGACGACGACGGTACGAAAACTGTTCGCCGTGCGGATACACACCGACGAGGGGGTCACCGGCGAGTACATCGGCGGGAACTCCCCCGGAGCGGCACAGATCAACACGTTCGCGGACTACCTCGTCGGGCGCAACCCGCTGCACCGAGAGAAACACTGGAGCGAGGTGAAACGGGCGCTCAGGAAGTACGACCGGATGGGGATGGGTCCCATCGACATCGCGCTGTGGGACTTCGCGGGCAAGTACTACGACGCGCCCATCCACGAACTGCTCGGCACCTATCGAACCCGACTCCCCGCCTACGCCTCCACGTATCACGCCGACGACGCGGGCGGCCTCGACTCGCCGGAGGCGTACGCCGACTTCGCCGAGACGTGCCGCGACGCGGGTTACCCCGGCTTCAAGATTCACGGGTGGGGCGGAAGCGACGAGGCGCGGCAGGTCGAGCGCGAGGTGGAGACGGTCCACGCGGTCGGCGAGCGCGTCGGAAGCGAGATGGACCTCATGGTCGACCCCGCGTGCGAACTGGAGACGTTCGCCGACGCCCTGAAGGTGGGGAAAGCGTGCGACGAGCAGGACTTCTTCTGGTACGAGGACCCCTACCGCGACGGCGGCGTCTCCCAGCACGGCCACGCGAAACTCCGGGAACTCATCGACACGCCCCTGCTGCAGACCGAGCACGTCCGGGGGTTAGAGCCGCACACGGACTTCGTCGCCAACGGCGCGACCGACTTCGTCCGCGCGGACCCCGAGTACGACGCGGGTATCACGGGCGCGATGAAGGTCGCTCACATGGCTGAGGGGTTCGGCCTCGACGTGGAGTTCCACGCGCCCGGCCCGGCCCAGCGACACTGTATCGCGGCGACGCGCAACGCGAACTACTACGAGATGGCGCTCGTTCATCCCATCGCGCAGAACACGCCGCCGCCGGTGTACAAGGGCGACTACTCGGACATGTTCGACGCCATCGACGACGACGGCACCGTCCCCGTCCCCGACGACCCCGGACTCGGCGTCGACTACGACTGGGACTTCGTCGAGGCGAACAAGACGGGGAGCGTCCACGTCTACGAGTGA
- a CDS encoding ATP-binding cassette domain-containing protein gives MAHASAPDEDLVVEMDAITKTFGEVVALEDVSLELRRNEVLALAGDNGAGKSTLIKCLAGAHEPDEGTIRIDGEPVTIDSPRTAKRLGIETTFQDLAVAGNLTVTQNIFLGRETVSGPDTLLGVLDKRAMRERARELLEELEIGVDVDEKVANLSGGERQLVSISRTLLSDPKIVIMDEPTSALSVEGAERVLELIARMQRQGISIILISHNLDYVRRAADRIQVLHQGRSAGVVDAENVEREDIVRRMVSGMPDADRTEQPADA, from the coding sequence ATGGCGCACGCCAGTGCTCCCGACGAAGACCTCGTCGTCGAGATGGACGCGATCACCAAGACGTTCGGCGAGGTGGTCGCCCTCGAAGACGTGTCGCTCGAACTCCGCCGGAACGAGGTGCTGGCGCTGGCGGGCGACAACGGCGCTGGGAAGTCTACGCTCATCAAGTGCCTCGCCGGCGCACACGAGCCGGACGAGGGGACGATTCGCATCGACGGTGAACCGGTCACTATCGACAGTCCACGGACCGCGAAGCGACTCGGTATCGAGACGACGTTCCAGGACCTCGCCGTCGCCGGTAACCTCACCGTCACCCAGAACATCTTCCTCGGCCGTGAGACGGTGTCCGGGCCGGACACGCTCCTCGGCGTCCTCGACAAGCGCGCGATGCGAGAGCGCGCCCGCGAACTGCTGGAGGAGTTGGAGATCGGCGTCGACGTCGACGAGAAGGTGGCCAACCTCTCCGGGGGGGAACGACAACTGGTCAGTATCTCGCGAACGCTGCTCTCCGACCCCAAAATCGTCATCATGGACGAGCCGACGAGCGCGCTCTCCGTCGAAGGCGCCGAACGGGTCCTCGAACTCATCGCCCGAATGCAGCGGCAGGGTATCTCGATCATCCTCATCTCGCACAACCTCGACTACGTCCGGCGGGCCGCCGACCGCATTCAGGTGCTCCACCAGGGTCGAAGCGCGGGCGTCGTCGACGCGGAGAACGTCGAACGCGAGGATATCGTGCGACGGATGGTCAGTGGGATGCCGGACGCGGACCGGACCGAACAGCCCGCAGACGCCTGA
- a CDS encoding ABC transporter substrate-binding protein — protein MSQGDTDSQESAERSDDVDDTTPSRRHFMQSAAVTASVGALGALAGCTGGDDSGGDDSGSGSTESGSGSTESGSGDSDSDSGSSDSGGSESVTIDYLNAQAAENSGIKSHFQESMRTFEEKNGNVTVKLQTASYGDIRSKLASTVSSGNPPTFAESGGGGLQFYLDGKVPDHAPFIESTSNLPDDYTTANIESAQYRGEYWSAGGMRHTNSNLGINPKLFSQVGVSDPMEELSTWSGFLDAVRKIDEQTDAIAYEETGVPGDLESYWGYARTAYTGGTDPWMRGPGGENTIVVANEGHEDRGKTDGMIKTCVKMAQEFSSSESSQRGDEEIPSLMLTDRVASFNYAVPTASRWTAVKEDVNFGWQDGSGDFMLLPHPRVDPEFGSNFGISDLEGVEGEHGGHMWALEQQQTIFNASDAKQNAAWDLNMFLLDDDEFVLPAWGEYYESLPGLQTKLQPILDEYEMAQSTEQAYENVNTYGTQYATTGAAWDVRDTDPIRWTDINETISEAIAGQHSVEETPGLIRQRIEERLGR, from the coding sequence ATGTCACAAGGCGACACGGATAGTCAGGAGAGCGCAGAGCGATCCGACGACGTGGACGACACGACACCATCGAGACGGCACTTCATGCAGTCCGCAGCGGTCACAGCGAGCGTCGGCGCGCTCGGGGCGCTCGCGGGCTGTACGGGCGGCGACGACTCGGGCGGCGACGACTCGGGCTCCGGGTCGACCGAATCCGGCTCCGGGTCGACCGAGTCCGGTTCCGGCGATTCTGACTCCGACTCGGGGAGTTCGGACTCCGGAGGCTCCGAGAGCGTCACCATCGACTACCTGAACGCGCAGGCGGCCGAGAACTCCGGTATCAAGTCGCACTTCCAGGAGTCGATGCGGACGTTCGAGGAGAAGAACGGCAACGTGACCGTCAAGCTGCAGACGGCGTCGTACGGTGACATCCGCTCGAAGCTCGCGTCGACCGTCTCGTCGGGGAACCCGCCGACGTTCGCCGAATCCGGCGGCGGTGGACTCCAGTTCTACCTCGATGGAAAAGTGCCGGACCACGCACCGTTCATCGAGAGCACGTCGAACCTGCCGGACGACTACACGACGGCGAACATCGAGTCGGCACAGTACCGCGGCGAGTACTGGTCCGCGGGCGGGATGCGCCACACGAACAGCAACCTCGGCATCAACCCGAAGCTGTTCAGTCAGGTCGGCGTCAGCGACCCGATGGAGGAACTGTCGACGTGGAGCGGGTTCCTCGACGCCGTTCGCAAGATCGACGAGCAGACCGACGCCATCGCCTACGAGGAGACCGGCGTCCCGGGCGACCTCGAATCGTACTGGGGGTACGCCCGAACGGCGTACACCGGCGGCACCGACCCGTGGATGCGCGGCCCGGGTGGAGAGAACACCATCGTCGTGGCCAACGAGGGCCACGAGGACCGCGGCAAGACCGACGGGATGATCAAGACCTGCGTCAAGATGGCTCAGGAGTTCAGCAGTTCGGAGTCCTCCCAGCGCGGCGACGAGGAGATTCCGTCGCTCATGCTCACCGACCGGGTGGCGTCGTTCAACTACGCCGTCCCGACCGCGAGTCGCTGGACCGCCGTCAAGGAGGACGTCAACTTCGGGTGGCAGGACGGCAGCGGTGACTTCATGCTCCTGCCGCACCCGAGGGTCGACCCCGAGTTCGGGAGCAACTTCGGCATCAGCGACCTCGAAGGCGTCGAGGGCGAACACGGCGGCCACATGTGGGCGCTCGAACAGCAGCAGACCATCTTCAACGCCAGCGACGCGAAGCAGAACGCGGCGTGGGACCTCAACATGTTCCTGCTCGACGACGACGAGTTCGTGCTGCCCGCGTGGGGCGAGTACTACGAGTCGCTCCCCGGCCTGCAGACGAAGCTCCAGCCGATCCTCGACGAGTACGAGATGGCACAGAGCACCGAGCAGGCGTACGAGAACGTCAACACCTACGGCACGCAGTACGCGACGACCGGCGCGGCGTGGGACGTCAGGGACACCGACCCGATCCGGTGGACCGACATCAACGAGACCATCAGCGAGGCCATCGCCGGGCAGCACTCCGTCGAGGAGACGCCCGGCCTCATCCGCCAGCGCATCGAAGAACGGCTCGGCCGGTAA
- a CDS encoding ABC transporter permease translates to MLNSVVASTRTRLSVGSLSRYGPLIGLVGLYVAFTLTNDRFLTVGNQVNVLQQVSIIGIMAIGVTFPILCAEIDLSIAQVMEVAGLTIATLAVGARLFEGSAVPAPLAVLLGLSLAGLFGATSGYVTARFGVPSFMTTLAVLFLADGLGLIVSGNRPIIGLPESLTAVGGRGFWGSRVSSSSSSRCSSSHS, encoded by the coding sequence ATGTTGAACTCGGTCGTCGCTTCGACACGGACACGACTCTCCGTCGGGAGCCTGAGTCGCTACGGACCGCTCATCGGGCTGGTCGGGCTGTACGTCGCCTTCACGCTGACGAACGACCGGTTCCTCACCGTCGGCAACCAAGTGAACGTCCTCCAGCAGGTGTCCATCATCGGTATTATGGCGATCGGCGTCACGTTTCCCATCCTCTGCGCCGAGATCGACCTGAGTATCGCACAGGTGATGGAGGTCGCGGGGCTGACCATCGCGACGCTCGCGGTCGGCGCGCGACTCTTCGAGGGGTCAGCGGTGCCGGCCCCGCTCGCCGTCCTCCTCGGACTGAGTCTCGCCGGCCTCTTCGGCGCAACCTCGGGCTACGTGACGGCACGGTTCGGTGTCCCCTCGTTCATGACGACGCTTGCGGTGCTGTTCCTCGCCGACGGTTTGGGCCTCATCGTCTCCGGCAACCGCCCCATCATCGGGCTGCCGGAGTCGCTGACGGCCGTCGGGGGTCGCGGATTCTGGGGTTCCCGAGTATCGTCATCGTCTTCTTCTCGCTGCTCGTCGTCTCACAGTTGA
- a CDS encoding TCP-1/cpn60 chaperonin family protein translates to MHSDAREALLADVTRVCDLVGTMLGPFGTNKLVVEPGGRVTTTSSTSLFLDRLNLDDPATTLLRRAASDFRETHGDGATSLVLLTGALLRAADDLAAQGLHPTAIARGYREALDVARAELDAQARPLSLVGSEAVAESALTGTRNPATRARVSEAVTNAVADVSAAGGGRESVHVLGRIGGTGDTELFRGVVVETPPASEAMPRHLPDAGVALLSSTVDVPKLGSATESGKTTRSLDVDTFEERAAIGEYEREEFRRLLGSALDAGCRFVATEGGVNERVEALLAEAGVTAIQRVDDDVMRRLVRCTGSQVVPSLAEVTPETMGTADVRVERLAGREFVHVDADHSPVYSLVCRAPDPRAVSAFEESVEGAVAAVFAALADERVVPGGGAVEMAIERAVRDAATQHDGVEQLAIEAFGEALAALPRALAVSAGLDGWAGVIRLRVAHTEGRSAFGVDSLRGETRDVLDGEPIVDPLGLKRAVLDAATDLSTQLLRIDARLSASDLSDDDGVADGPPV, encoded by the coding sequence ATGCACTCCGACGCACGGGAAGCGCTCCTCGCCGACGTCACCCGCGTCTGTGACCTCGTCGGGACGATGCTCGGCCCGTTCGGGACGAACAAGCTCGTCGTCGAACCCGGTGGCCGCGTGACGACGACGTCGTCCACCAGCCTCTTTCTGGACCGGTTGAACCTCGACGACCCGGCGACGACGCTCCTCCGCCGGGCGGCGTCGGATTTCCGCGAGACCCACGGGGACGGCGCGACGAGCCTCGTCCTCCTCACGGGGGCGCTCCTCCGCGCCGCGGACGACCTCGCGGCGCAGGGCCTGCACCCGACGGCCATCGCCCGCGGCTACCGCGAGGCGCTCGACGTCGCCCGGGCGGAACTCGACGCGCAGGCCCGCCCGCTCTCGCTCGTCGGCAGCGAGGCCGTCGCCGAGAGCGCGCTCACGGGGACGCGAAACCCGGCGACCCGGGCGCGCGTGAGCGAGGCCGTGACGAACGCGGTGGCCGACGTGTCGGCGGCCGGCGGCGGCCGCGAGAGCGTCCACGTCCTCGGTCGCATCGGCGGCACCGGCGACACGGAACTGTTCCGCGGCGTCGTCGTCGAGACGCCGCCCGCCTCGGAGGCGATGCCGCGCCACCTCCCCGACGCGGGCGTCGCCCTCCTCTCGTCGACGGTGGACGTCCCGAAACTCGGGAGCGCGACCGAGTCGGGGAAGACCACCCGCTCGCTCGACGTGGATACGTTCGAGGAGCGGGCGGCCATCGGCGAGTACGAACGCGAGGAGTTCCGCCGTCTCCTCGGGTCGGCGCTCGACGCGGGCTGTCGGTTCGTCGCGACCGAGGGCGGGGTGAACGAACGCGTCGAAGCCCTCCTCGCCGAGGCCGGCGTCACGGCGATTCAGCGCGTCGACGACGACGTGATGCGCCGACTCGTCCGGTGTACCGGTAGCCAGGTCGTCCCCTCGCTCGCCGAGGTCACGCCGGAGACGATGGGGACGGCCGACGTGCGCGTCGAGCGACTCGCCGGCCGCGAGTTCGTCCACGTCGACGCCGACCACTCGCCGGTGTACTCGCTCGTCTGTCGCGCGCCCGACCCGCGCGCGGTCTCCGCGTTCGAGGAGAGCGTCGAGGGCGCGGTCGCTGCCGTCTTCGCGGCGCTCGCCGACGAGCGCGTCGTCCCCGGCGGGGGCGCGGTCGAGATGGCAATCGAGCGCGCTGTCCGCGACGCCGCGACCCAGCACGACGGCGTCGAACAGTTGGCCATCGAGGCGTTCGGCGAGGCGCTCGCCGCGCTCCCCCGCGCGCTCGCGGTCAGCGCCGGTCTCGACGGCTGGGCCGGCGTCATCCGCCTCCGCGTGGCCCACACCGAGGGCCGGTCCGCGTTCGGCGTCGACAGCCTCCGCGGCGAGACGCGGGACGTCCTCGACGGCGAACCCATCGTCGACCCGCTCGGGCTGAAGCGCGCCGTCCTCGACGCCGCGACCGACCTCTCGACGCAGTTGCTCCGCATCGACGCACGGCTGTCGGCGTCGGATCTGAGCGACGACGACGGCGTCGCCGACGGCCCGCCGGTCTGA
- a CDS encoding Gfo/Idh/MocA family protein, whose product MTYRAGIIGAGGIAGMGILGMHDTDQIGKKKFQASHAGGYDATEDIELVAVADVSEERLERFGTAWDIPESGRYVGHEAMLAAEDLDVVSVCTPSYLHHDHAVDAARSAASPDAIWCEKPIASSVADAEEMVSVCDETGVELVVNHSFRFTDKLHHLRELLVEEDLLGEVRSVGTQFRMELMRNSTHLLDTLVYLLDARADQVSGYITGENEAVDSLDAAAQVDDSGGGGHVVMDDGTFVTVDCTLPREISSMNLQFIGTEGKLYMNNDDGEWRYWRLRDGEHVESDLPGIEGAWTWDDDYREAFPNAAAHVVDVLSGDAENRSTGEEATRSLEIIVAFYLSHFTGSRVSIPLDRPLRDVEITSW is encoded by the coding sequence ATGACGTACCGCGCAGGCATCATCGGCGCCGGCGGCATCGCGGGGATGGGTATCCTCGGGATGCACGACACCGACCAGATCGGAAAGAAGAAGTTTCAGGCGAGCCACGCGGGCGGGTACGACGCCACCGAGGACATCGAACTCGTCGCCGTGGCCGACGTGAGCGAGGAGCGCCTCGAACGGTTCGGCACGGCGTGGGACATCCCCGAATCGGGGCGGTACGTGGGCCACGAGGCGATGCTCGCGGCCGAGGACCTCGACGTCGTCTCCGTCTGTACGCCCTCGTACCTCCACCACGACCACGCTGTCGACGCGGCGCGTTCTGCGGCCAGCCCCGACGCCATCTGGTGTGAGAAACCCATCGCCTCCTCGGTCGCCGACGCCGAGGAGATGGTCTCGGTCTGTGATGAGACGGGGGTCGAACTGGTGGTGAACCACTCGTTCCGGTTCACCGACAAACTCCACCACCTCCGGGAACTCCTGGTCGAGGAGGACCTGCTCGGCGAGGTGCGCTCGGTGGGCACGCAGTTCCGGATGGAACTCATGCGGAACTCGACGCACCTCCTCGACACGCTCGTCTACCTCCTCGACGCCCGGGCCGACCAGGTATCGGGGTACATCACCGGCGAGAACGAGGCGGTCGACTCGCTCGACGCCGCAGCACAGGTGGACGACTCGGGCGGCGGCGGGCACGTCGTCATGGACGACGGGACGTTCGTCACGGTCGACTGTACGCTCCCCCGGGAGATATCGTCGATGAACCTCCAGTTCATCGGCACCGAGGGGAAGCTCTACATGAACAACGACGACGGCGAGTGGCGGTACTGGCGGCTCCGGGACGGCGAACACGTCGAGAGCGACCTCCCCGGCATCGAGGGCGCGTGGACGTGGGACGACGACTACCGCGAGGCGTTCCCGAACGCGGCCGCCCACGTCGTCGACGTGCTCTCGGGAGACGCCGAGAACCGCTCGACCGGCGAGGAGGCGACGCGCTCGCTCGAAATCATCGTCGCCTTCTACCTCTCGCACTTCACGGGGAGTCGCGTCTCGATTCCGCTCGACCGCCCGCTGCGCGACGTCGAGATAACCTCCTGGTGA
- a CDS encoding mandelate racemase/muconate lactonizing enzyme family protein encodes MSDVTVERVETVPLEAPLDEPFGYAQEWVETRAALLVRVEASDGTVGWGECWGPIAGTRETVDRLLAPELVGTDPTPVERRSEDLYDLGRRAYQSVVPLPALSGVDLALWDLAGKLADVPVSRLLGGARRESVRAYATGHYFRHDAALETQYESLAAEARKNAAALGAVKAKVGLQLLGYGPDEDVELVRRIREAVGDDTTLMVDANYAYDAGTARRVGRELEPLDVSWFEEPVPPEDLDGYAALRDALDVRVAGGECHAPYEFRRLFERGGLDVAQPDVCNVGGLTAARRVAALAREYGVPVVPHAWGTPVALAATLHLVSTLPDEPWLEFDRSANPLREELSPSPPRPDGDGRVPVPDGPGLGVDLDSAAIERYRID; translated from the coding sequence ATGTCCGACGTCACCGTCGAGCGCGTCGAGACGGTCCCGCTGGAAGCGCCGCTCGACGAACCGTTCGGCTACGCACAGGAGTGGGTCGAGACGCGGGCGGCGCTGCTCGTCCGAGTCGAGGCCAGCGACGGCACCGTCGGCTGGGGCGAGTGCTGGGGTCCCATCGCGGGGACGCGCGAGACCGTCGACCGACTGCTCGCCCCGGAACTGGTGGGTACGGACCCCACACCGGTCGAACGTCGCTCGGAGGACCTCTACGACCTCGGGCGGCGGGCGTACCAGTCGGTCGTCCCGCTGCCGGCGCTCTCGGGCGTCGACCTGGCGCTGTGGGACCTCGCGGGGAAACTCGCCGACGTTCCGGTGTCGCGTCTGCTCGGCGGGGCCCGTCGGGAGTCGGTCCGCGCCTACGCGACGGGCCACTACTTCAGACACGACGCGGCCCTCGAAACCCAGTACGAGTCACTCGCCGCCGAAGCGCGGAAGAACGCCGCCGCGCTCGGGGCCGTCAAGGCCAAAGTCGGTCTACAACTCCTCGGGTACGGCCCCGACGAGGACGTCGAACTCGTCCGCCGCATCCGCGAGGCGGTCGGCGACGACACGACGCTCATGGTCGACGCGAACTACGCGTACGACGCGGGGACGGCCCGCCGGGTCGGCCGCGAACTCGAACCGCTCGACGTCTCCTGGTTCGAAGAGCCCGTCCCGCCGGAGGACCTCGACGGCTACGCTGCGCTCCGTGACGCGCTCGACGTTCGCGTCGCCGGCGGCGAGTGTCACGCGCCGTACGAGTTTCGTCGGCTGTTCGAGCGCGGCGGGCTCGACGTCGCCCAACCGGACGTCTGCAACGTCGGTGGACTCACGGCCGCCCGTCGGGTGGCGGCGCTCGCCCGCGAGTACGGCGTCCCGGTCGTCCCCCACGCCTGGGGCACGCCCGTCGCGCTCGCGGCGACGCTCCACCTCGTCAGCACCCTTCCCGACGAACCGTGGCTCGAGTTCGACCGCTCGGCCAACCCGCTCCGCGAGGAGCTCTCGCCGTCACCACCGAGGCCCGATGGCGACGGGCGCGTTCCCGTCCCCGACGGGCCGGGGCTCGGTGTCGACCTCGACTCGGCGGCGATAGAGCGGTATCGCATCGACTAG
- a CDS encoding TCP-1/cpn60 chaperonin family protein, which produces MTDDESRTTDWLARDEAARSYVVESTRAVESLVASTYGPRGSDSVVLTFDGKGEPETVVTKDAGEILDAIERGDGFVHPVAALFVDGLDSVRRGLHDGTTAAALLGARLVESGVDLIEEGLHPGSIHVGYAMAANRAGEVLDGLARPVDPTDRTLLSQVASSTLTTDLDATRRHEYADAVSAAVAGLAAESDGEWFDTDDVTVRTTVGDGCELYRGQVVKRRPGAHETSERSRLSFDWSPSVEGVRTGATVAVVEREIDVEETATSFGSDGSGGVTLETAGGLSAYASARDAAVESVAAGIADLGVEVLVVREELDDSVARAIRARGVSVVDRVQYPKSDIHRVARATGASVVGHVADLDRSKLGRAGQVYERRVGDEKWTYFDECDGSVFTLVVGTPTEQSRRINATLVENAVETTAVAALDRQLLPGAGAAPLAVAHDLRSFARSVEGREQLAIEAFADVCESLAVTLAANAGYDPLRVQATLRNAHASAASPAPIGFDVDTGKPVDAWDHGVVEPRRVFSQAVDSAVATAEQLLSIDAVVTPGVDLGRLDPQTEHA; this is translated from the coding sequence ATGACAGACGACGAGTCGCGGACGACGGATTGGCTGGCCCGCGACGAGGCGGCGCGGAGCTACGTCGTCGAGTCGACGCGGGCGGTCGAGTCGCTCGTGGCCTCGACGTACGGCCCACGTGGGTCCGACTCGGTCGTCCTGACGTTCGACGGAAAGGGGGAGCCCGAAACCGTCGTGACGAAGGACGCGGGGGAGATTCTCGACGCTATCGAACGGGGCGACGGCTTCGTCCACCCGGTCGCGGCGCTGTTCGTGGACGGCCTCGACTCGGTCCGACGCGGACTCCACGACGGGACGACGGCCGCGGCGCTTCTCGGCGCGCGACTCGTCGAGTCGGGGGTGGACCTGATCGAAGAGGGCCTCCACCCGGGGTCGATACACGTCGGCTACGCGATGGCCGCCAACCGGGCGGGGGAGGTCCTCGACGGCCTCGCCCGTCCCGTCGACCCGACGGACCGGACGCTCCTCTCGCAGGTCGCCTCGTCGACGCTGACGACCGACCTCGACGCGACCCGGCGTCACGAGTACGCCGACGCCGTCTCCGCCGCCGTCGCGGGACTCGCCGCCGAGAGCGACGGTGAGTGGTTCGACACGGACGACGTGACCGTCCGGACCACGGTCGGCGACGGCTGCGAACTGTATCGGGGGCAGGTCGTCAAGCGCCGTCCCGGCGCGCACGAGACGAGCGAGCGGAGTCGGCTCTCGTTCGACTGGTCCCCCTCCGTCGAGGGCGTCCGAACGGGCGCGACCGTCGCCGTGGTCGAGCGCGAGATCGACGTCGAGGAGACCGCGACGAGTTTCGGGAGCGACGGGTCGGGCGGCGTCACCCTCGAAACCGCCGGCGGACTGTCGGCGTACGCGAGCGCGCGAGACGCCGCGGTCGAGTCGGTCGCGGCGGGCATCGCCGACCTCGGGGTCGAGGTCCTCGTCGTCAGAGAGGAACTGGACGACTCGGTCGCGCGGGCCATCCGGGCACGGGGCGTTTCGGTCGTCGACAGGGTGCAGTACCCGAAGTCGGATATCCACCGCGTGGCGCGGGCGACGGGTGCCTCCGTCGTCGGACACGTGGCGGACCTCGACCGGTCGAAACTCGGACGGGCGGGGCAGGTGTACGAGCGCCGCGTCGGCGACGAGAAGTGGACCTACTTCGACGAGTGCGACGGCTCCGTGTTCACCCTGGTGGTCGGGACACCGACCGAACAGAGCCGACGCATCAACGCGACGCTCGTGGAGAACGCCGTCGAGACGACCGCCGTCGCGGCGCTCGACCGGCAACTCCTCCCCGGTGCCGGTGCGGCGCCGCTCGCGGTCGCACACGACCTCCGCTCGTTCGCCCGGTCGGTCGAGGGGAGAGAACAGTTGGCTATCGAGGCGTTCGCCGACGTCTGTGAGTCGCTCGCGGTCACGCTCGCGGCGAACGCCGGCTACGACCCGCTGCGCGTGCAGGCGACGCTCAGGAACGCACACGCGTCGGCAGCGTCGCCCGCCCCCATCGGGTTCGATGTCGACACCGGGAAGCCGGTGGACGCGTGGGACCACGGCGTCGTCGAGCCCCGTCGCGTGTTCTCGCAGGCGGTCGACAGCGCGGTGGCGACGGCGGAGCAACTCCTCAGTATCGACGCCGTCGTCACGCCGGGGGTCGACCTCGGACGGCTCGACCCGCAGACCGAACACGCCTGA